In Sphingobium sp. Z007, one DNA window encodes the following:
- the rpoB gene encoding DNA-directed RNA polymerase subunit beta encodes MATKALPPISNTGAKKRIRKVFGDIHEVVQMPNLIEVQRESYEQFLRSNPAIGYVSGLEKTLRSVFPIRDFAGTAEMDFVHYELEDPKYDVEECRQRGITYAAPMRVTLRLIVFEVDQDTETRSVLDIKEQDVYMGDMPLMTGNGTFIVNGTERVIVSQMHRSPGVLFDHDRGKTHSSGKYLFAARVIPYRGSWLDFEFDAKDIVNVRIDRKRKLPVTALLFALGLTPEDILGEFYNKVTYVRGEGGWVIPYLAEAWRGLKPAFDIVDAKTGEAIFPAGTKISPRAANKAEKDGLQSLLIPTEEVYGRYSAYDLINESTGEIYIEAGDEVSPENLEKLDKAGIDRLELLDIDHVGTGPWIRNTLKADKAEDRDQALSDIYRVMRPGEPPTKETAEALFAGLFFDPERYDLSAVGRVKLNMRLDLDAEDTVTTLRVEDILAVVKELVNLKDGKGEIDDIDNLGNRRVRSVGELLENQYRVGLLRMERAVKERMSSVDVSTVMPNDLINAKPAVAAVREFFGSSQLSQFMDQTNPLSEVTHKRRVSALGPGGLTRERAGFEVRDVHPTHYGRICPIETPEGPNIGLINSLATFSRVNKYGFIETPYRKVVDNKVTDDVVYLSAMEEAKHTIAQANAEVDADGHFVEDLISSREAGEFLMAPRDHITLMDVSPKQLVSVAASLIPFLENDDANRALMGSNMQRQAVPLVRAEAPFVGTGMEGTVARDSGAAVASKRAGIVDQVDATRIVIRATGDIEAGQSGVDIYTLQKFQRSNQDTCINQRPLVQVGDLVEAGDVIADGPSTEFGELALGRNTLVAFMPWNGYNYEDSILISERIVKDDVFTSIHIEEFEVMARDTKLGPEDITRDIPNVGEEALRNLDEAGIVYIGAEVEPGDILVGKITPKGESPMTPEEKLLRAIFGEKASDVRDTSLRLPPGVAGTVVEVRVFNRHGIDKDERAMAIEREEIDRLAKDREDERAILNRATFNRLHEMLLNQTASAAPKGVKKGVVIDEALLSEVERHEWWKFAVEDDSRQAQIEAIKGQYDEAVKSIVDKFEDRVDKLQRGDELPPGVLKMVKVFVAVKRKLQPGDKMAGRHGNKGVISRILPVEDMPFLEDGTHVDIVLNPLGVPSRMNVGQIFETHLGWAARGLGEQLKHALEDWREANPNPSAGDMPDAVKERLLTSYGPRYAEQIEARTPEQIIDLAEHLQRGIPMATPVFDGAREADVSAMLSLAGLNTSGQSDLYDGRTGDRFDRKVTVGIIYMLKLHHLVDDKIHARSIGPYSLVTQQPLGGKAQFGGQRFGEMEVWALQAYGAAYTLQEMLTVKSDDVVGRTKVYEAIVKGDDTFEAGIPESFNVLVKEMRSLGLNVELATADPIVDEDGVALAAE; translated from the coding sequence ATGGCGACCAAAGCTCTCCCCCCGATCAGCAACACCGGCGCGAAGAAGCGCATCAGGAAGGTGTTCGGCGACATCCACGAAGTGGTGCAGATGCCCAACCTGATCGAGGTTCAGCGGGAGAGCTATGAACAGTTCCTCCGCTCGAACCCGGCGATCGGCTATGTGTCGGGCCTGGAAAAGACGCTGCGCAGCGTGTTCCCGATCCGCGATTTCGCGGGCACCGCCGAAATGGACTTCGTCCATTATGAGCTGGAAGACCCGAAATATGACGTCGAGGAATGTCGTCAGCGCGGCATCACCTATGCGGCGCCGATGCGCGTTACCCTGCGCCTGATCGTGTTCGAAGTGGATCAGGACACCGAAACCCGTTCGGTTTTGGATATCAAGGAGCAGGACGTCTATATGGGCGACATGCCCCTGATGACGGGCAACGGCACCTTCATCGTCAACGGCACCGAGCGCGTCATCGTCAGCCAGATGCACCGTTCGCCGGGCGTCCTGTTCGACCATGATCGTGGCAAGACCCATTCGTCGGGCAAATATCTTTTCGCCGCGCGCGTCATTCCCTATCGCGGTTCGTGGCTCGATTTCGAATTCGACGCCAAGGACATCGTCAACGTCCGTATCGACCGCAAGCGCAAGCTGCCGGTCACGGCGCTGCTGTTCGCGCTGGGCCTGACGCCAGAAGATATTCTGGGCGAATTCTACAACAAGGTAACCTATGTCCGCGGTGAAGGCGGCTGGGTCATTCCCTATCTCGCCGAAGCCTGGCGTGGCCTGAAGCCCGCGTTCGACATCGTAGATGCCAAGACGGGCGAAGCCATCTTCCCCGCAGGCACCAAGATTTCGCCGCGCGCCGCCAACAAGGCGGAAAAGGACGGACTCCAATCGCTGCTGATCCCGACCGAGGAAGTCTATGGCCGCTACAGCGCCTATGACCTCATCAATGAGAGCACCGGCGAAATATACATCGAGGCTGGCGACGAAGTGTCGCCGGAGAATCTCGAAAAGCTGGACAAGGCGGGCATCGACCGCCTCGAACTGCTCGACATCGACCATGTCGGCACCGGCCCCTGGATTCGTAATACGCTGAAAGCCGACAAGGCCGAAGACCGCGACCAGGCATTGAGCGACATCTATCGCGTCATGCGCCCCGGTGAACCGCCGACGAAGGAAACCGCCGAAGCCCTCTTCGCCGGCCTGTTCTTCGATCCTGAGCGCTACGACCTGTCGGCTGTCGGCCGCGTGAAGCTGAACATGCGCCTGGACCTGGACGCTGAGGACACCGTCACCACCCTGCGGGTCGAGGACATCCTCGCCGTGGTGAAGGAACTGGTAAACCTGAAGGACGGCAAGGGCGAAATCGACGATATCGACAACCTCGGTAACCGTCGTGTCCGTTCGGTCGGCGAATTGCTGGAGAACCAGTATCGCGTCGGGCTGCTGCGCATGGAGCGTGCGGTCAAAGAGCGTATGTCGTCGGTCGATGTATCGACGGTTATGCCCAACGACCTCATCAACGCCAAGCCCGCCGTGGCTGCGGTGCGTGAATTCTTCGGCTCCTCGCAGCTGTCGCAGTTCATGGATCAGACCAACCCGCTGTCGGAAGTCACCCACAAGCGCCGCGTGTCGGCGCTTGGGCCGGGCGGCCTCACCCGCGAGCGCGCAGGCTTTGAAGTCCGCGACGTTCACCCGACCCATTATGGCCGTATCTGTCCGATCGAAACGCCCGAAGGCCCGAACATCGGTCTGATCAACTCGCTGGCCACGTTCAGCCGCGTCAACAAATATGGCTTCATCGAAACGCCGTACCGCAAGGTCGTGGACAATAAGGTCACCGACGATGTCGTCTATCTGTCGGCGATGGAGGAGGCCAAGCACACGATCGCGCAGGCCAACGCCGAAGTCGATGCCGACGGCCATTTCGTCGAGGATTTGATCTCCAGCCGCGAAGCTGGCGAATTCCTGATGGCGCCGCGCGATCACATCACCCTGATGGACGTCAGCCCCAAGCAGCTGGTGTCGGTCGCCGCATCGCTCATTCCGTTCCTGGAAAATGATGACGCCAACCGCGCCCTCATGGGATCGAACATGCAGCGTCAGGCCGTGCCGCTGGTACGCGCCGAAGCCCCGTTCGTGGGCACCGGCATGGAAGGCACGGTCGCCCGTGACTCCGGCGCGGCGGTCGCTTCCAAGCGGGCGGGCATCGTCGATCAGGTCGACGCGACCCGTATCGTCATCCGCGCGACCGGCGACATCGAAGCCGGCCAGTCGGGCGTCGATATCTACACGCTCCAGAAGTTCCAGCGTTCGAACCAGGACACCTGCATCAACCAGCGTCCGCTGGTGCAGGTCGGTGATCTGGTCGAAGCCGGCGACGTCATCGCTGATGGCCCGTCGACCGAGTTCGGCGAACTGGCACTGGGCCGGAACACGCTCGTCGCGTTCATGCCCTGGAATGGCTACAATTACGAAGACTCCATCCTGATCTCCGAGCGGATCGTGAAGGACGACGTCTTCACCTCGATCCATATCGAAGAGTTCGAGGTCATGGCCCGCGACACCAAGCTGGGGCCGGAGGACATCACCCGCGACATCCCGAACGTCGGTGAAGAAGCGCTGCGCAACCTCGACGAGGCGGGCATCGTTTACATTGGCGCGGAAGTGGAGCCGGGCGACATCCTGGTCGGCAAGATCACCCCCAAGGGTGAATCGCCGATGACCCCGGAAGAAAAGCTGCTGCGCGCGATCTTCGGTGAGAAGGCGTCCGACGTGCGCGACACGTCGCTGCGCCTGCCGCCGGGCGTGGCCGGGACTGTCGTGGAAGTGCGCGTGTTCAACCGTCACGGCATCGACAAGGACGAGCGCGCCATGGCGATCGAGCGGGAGGAAATCGACCGCCTCGCCAAGGATCGCGAGGACGAACGCGCTATTCTTAATCGTGCGACGTTCAATCGCCTGCACGAAATGCTGCTGAACCAGACTGCCTCTGCAGCGCCCAAGGGCGTCAAGAAGGGCGTCGTCATCGACGAGGCCCTGCTGAGCGAAGTCGAGCGTCACGAATGGTGGAAGTTTGCCGTCGAGGACGACAGCCGCCAAGCCCAGATCGAAGCGATCAAGGGCCAGTATGACGAAGCGGTGAAGTCGATCGTCGACAAGTTCGAAGATCGCGTCGACAAGCTGCAGCGCGGCGACGAACTGCCGCCGGGCGTGCTGAAGATGGTCAAGGTGTTCGTGGCGGTGAAGCGCAAGCTGCAACCGGGCGACAAGATGGCCGGCCGCCATGGTAACAAGGGCGTCATTTCACGCATCCTGCCGGTCGAGGACATGCCGTTCTTGGAAGACGGCACCCATGTCGACATCGTGCTGAACCCGCTGGGCGTGCCAAGCCGCATGAACGTCGGTCAGATCTTCGAAACGCATCTGGGCTGGGCCGCGCGCGGCCTGGGCGAGCAACTCAAGCACGCGCTGGAAGACTGGCGCGAGGCCAATCCGAACCCATCGGCGGGCGACATGCCCGACGCGGTCAAGGAACGGCTGCTGACCTCCTATGGTCCGCGCTATGCCGAGCAGATCGAGGCCCGCACGCCCGAGCAGATCATCGATCTGGCCGAGCATCTCCAGCGGGGCATCCCGATGGCGACGCCGGTGTTCGACGGTGCGCGAGAAGCGGACGTGTCGGCGATGCTCTCGCTGGCCGGTCTGAACACGTCGGGTCAGAGCGACCTATATGACGGCCGCACCGGCGATCGGTTCGACCGTAAGGTGACTGTGGGCATCATCTATATGTTGAAGCTGCATCACTTGGTCGACGACAAGATCCATGCCCGTTCGATCGGCCCCTACTCGCTCGTCACGCAGCAGCCGCTGGGTGGTAAGGCGCAGTTCGGTGGCCAGCGCTTCGGGGAAATGGAGGTCTGGGCGCTCCAAGCCTATGGCGCGGCCTATACGTTGCAGGAAATGCTGACGGTGAAGTCCGACGACGTTGTCGGCCGCACCAAGGTTTATGAGGCGATCGTCAAGGGTGACGACACGTTCGAGGCTGGCATTCCCGAGAGCTTCAACGTGCTGGTCAAGGAAATGCGCTCGCTCGGCCTCAACGTCGAACTCGCAACGGCCGATCCGATCGTTGACGAAGACGGCGTCGCGCTGGCGGCGGAATAA